From a single Planctomycetaceae bacterium genomic region:
- a CDS encoding ParB/RepB/Spo0J family partition protein, whose translation MTNETTIIRIPLEQLLVHPENPNRMSKANFEKLKLHIKKTGNYEPLIVRKHPEREYFFQIINGHHRAEALKQIGAKTADCIQWDADDNQVRILLTTLNRLGGKDELSMKIEIIKKLSEKYNSKELSKLLPDTKQVIEKLKNITKPLENFTADVKAYLQTLVFFLTDEQLKIVQKAVSKTAKNSSKAAKKALAITKIASEWLNFIEKEG comes from the coding sequence ATGACAAACGAAACGACAATTATCAGAATCCCATTGGAACAACTGCTTGTGCATCCGGAGAATCCTAACAGGATGAGCAAAGCGAATTTCGAGAAGCTCAAACTGCACATCAAAAAAACCGGCAATTACGAGCCGCTGATAGTCCGCAAGCATCCGGAGCGTGAGTACTTTTTCCAAATCATCAACGGCCATCACCGCGCAGAGGCGTTAAAGCAAATCGGCGCAAAGACCGCTGACTGTATTCAGTGGGACGCTGACGACAACCAAGTACGGATTTTATTAACGACGCTGAACCGGCTCGGAGGCAAAGACGAATTGAGTATGAAAATCGAAATCATTAAAAAACTTTCAGAAAAATACAACAGCAAAGAGCTTAGTAAATTACTGCCGGACACAAAACAAGTCATTGAAAAACTTAAAAATATTACCAAGCCTCTGGAGAATTTCACGGCCGATGTAAAGGCGTATCTGCAAACGCTGGTGTTCTTTCTTACCGATGAACAACTAAAAATCGTTCAAAAAGCAGTCTCAAAAACAGCCAAAAACAGCTCAAAAGCCGCGAAAAAAGCCCTTGCGATAACAAAAATCGCCTCAGAATGGTTAAATTTTATCGAAAAGGAGGGATAA
- a CDS encoding SocA family protein has product MPNKIIKFQYDAEKAKQAVLWMLYKNNGSMDKLQLVKLFFLADREHLAKYGRPIIGGTYYTMKYGPVCSELKDAIDRFLDGSLVLDAKHRLVANEKTTTDWLSESDLEVLDDIYKNYGHTDPFRLSDITHNLEVYKKHWPPKEGQRELIPYEDFFADLDDTAKKMLEIIYDEQDAWADFS; this is encoded by the coding sequence ATGCCGAATAAAATCATTAAATTCCAATATGACGCCGAAAAAGCCAAACAGGCAGTCCTGTGGATGTTGTATAAAAACAATGGCTCAATGGACAAACTCCAATTAGTAAAATTGTTTTTCCTTGCCGACAGAGAACATCTGGCAAAATATGGCAGGCCAATTATCGGCGGCACCTATTACACTATGAAGTATGGCCCAGTATGTTCAGAATTGAAAGATGCTATAGACAGGTTCCTTGACGGCAGTTTAGTTTTAGATGCAAAGCATAGATTAGTTGCGAATGAAAAAACTACCACAGATTGGCTGTCTGAATCAGACTTGGAAGTACTGGACGACATTTATAAAAATTACGGTCATACCGACCCCTTTAGGCTAAGTGATATAACCCATAATCTTGAAGTATATAAAAAACACTGGCCGCCTAAAGAAGGACAACGGGAATTAATTCCTTACGAGGATTTTTTTGCCGACTTAGATGACACCGCTAAAAAAATGCTCGAAATCATTTACGATGAGCAGGATGCATGGGCAGATTTTAGTTAA
- a CDS encoding LamG domain-containing protein: MKPNLSISFLAILVVCGFASAAGLVANWTFDEGSGTVASDSAGGYNGTIVGATWAEGVIGGALDFNGVSDYVEVPHNANLNITGDITIAAWVCFRQGGTGTGGSQCIVTKCLGSGATYNPYDFRTNVYVDPTLTMVRASKYKFQGQNSNLAISLNEWHHVAVTVSGSYSTFYVDGIATSRTGYAFPTPAGNTRPLYIGRRDDGMYFNGLIDEVSIYDYALDTNEIAELYNEATAASSISDHFDDGVLDPAWNITYNNASGWTYTESGTNLTVTGITSPVSYAWNDVFLTRDFSAPGDFEINTKISWDSGRVSSAMQTLYIRAYSGTKIVVESGYCDAWIAHRGGKVAKIESNYIYNCQMNTLPVAGTAEITMKRENGFATIFWDNAAILTGYSSSPIDKVELIFSKYVYPRSTFGSLSVDYINAVAGQTAVLDNIEIVGPNSVAEESDTQYKVTGYYSDGTSGDVTADANFTINSNQFAFIDANGLLMTERLYRPSETCTIKADCKGLAAKKQVSIYPVCDGNECTKKQLAKRNLADAIEIKQDIVAQLNHARKIETATYQMLGKIGMKPKDSIKTRIEILAAITYESWACRKIDDSIGFLENANQLIK, translated from the coding sequence GTGAAACCAAATCTATCAATTTCGTTTTTAGCAATTCTTGTGGTCTGTGGTTTTGCGTCAGCAGCGGGTCTTGTCGCGAACTGGACGTTCGACGAAGGCAGCGGCACAGTCGCAAGCGATTCAGCGGGCGGTTACAACGGAACGATAGTCGGCGCAACCTGGGCAGAAGGCGTAATTGGCGGAGCGCTGGACTTCAACGGTGTAAGCGATTATGTTGAAGTTCCTCACAATGCCAACCTGAACATCACAGGCGACATCACAATAGCTGCGTGGGTTTGCTTTAGACAAGGCGGCACCGGTACAGGCGGCAGCCAATGTATCGTTACAAAATGTCTGGGCAGCGGAGCTACATATAATCCATACGATTTCAGAACCAATGTATATGTTGACCCGACATTGACAATGGTCAGAGCCAGTAAATACAAATTTCAGGGACAAAACAGTAATTTGGCCATTTCATTAAACGAATGGCACCACGTTGCCGTAACGGTTTCTGGCAGCTATTCCACCTTTTATGTGGATGGCATTGCAACTTCAAGAACAGGCTATGCATTTCCTACTCCGGCAGGCAACACCAGACCATTGTATATAGGCAGAAGAGATGATGGAATGTATTTCAACGGACTGATTGACGAAGTCAGCATTTATGATTACGCACTCGACACGAACGAGATTGCCGAGCTTTATAACGAAGCAACGGCGGCAAGCTCCATCAGTGACCACTTCGACGATGGTGTACTCGACCCGGCATGGAACATAACTTACAACAACGCTTCCGGCTGGACTTACACTGAAAGCGGCACAAATCTCACCGTTACAGGCATTACATCGCCAGTTTCATACGCATGGAATGATGTGTTCCTTACACGTGATTTTTCTGCGCCGGGAGATTTTGAAATAAACACAAAAATATCATGGGATTCAGGAAGAGTCTCCTCTGCTATGCAAACGCTGTACATCCGAGCATATTCCGGCACAAAAATCGTCGTCGAATCCGGATATTGCGATGCGTGGATAGCACACAGAGGCGGAAAAGTCGCAAAAATTGAATCCAATTATATTTACAATTGTCAAATGAACACTCTTCCTGTGGCAGGTACTGCCGAAATCACTATGAAAAGGGAAAATGGTTTCGCTACCATCTTTTGGGACAACGCCGCGATTTTAACAGGCTACAGCAGTTCGCCGATAGATAAGGTAGAATTGATTTTCTCGAAATATGTTTATCCACGTTCGACTTTTGGCAGCTTGTCTGTCGATTATATCAACGCGGTCGCCGGTCAGACTGCAGTTTTGGACAACATTGAAATCGTTGGGCCGAATTCCGTAGCGGAAGAATCCGACACGCAGTACAAGGTTACCGGCTATTACAGCGACGGCACAAGCGGTGATGTAACCGCGGACGCGAACTTCACAATTAATTCAAACCAGTTCGCTTTCATCGATGCAAACGGATTATTAATGACCGAAAGACTCTATCGGCCGAGCGAAACCTGCACTATCAAGGCCGATTGCAAAGGACTTGCCGCGAAAAAGCAGGTCAGCATTTATCCGGTCTGCGATGGCAATGAATGTACCAAAAAGCAACTTGCGAAACGCAATCTCGCAGACGCAATTGAAATCAAACAGGATATAGTAGCCCAGCTCAATCACGCCAGAAAAATTGAAACGGCGACTTATCAGATGTTGGGAAAGATTGGCATGAAGCCGAAGGATTCAATAAAGACACGCATTGAAATACTGGCGGCAATCACTTACGAATCATGGGCATGCAGGAAAATCGATGATTCTATCGGCTTCCTTGAAAACGCAAACCAGTTGATAAAATAA
- a CDS encoding type II secretion system GspH family protein, with product MRTIGYRVQGTGYRQYCTGFTLVELLVVLSIIAMLMGILMPALGAARRSAYKTGCKQNLHGCAVAFRMYLDENRNTMPIIWNMPYSTVQGDANSVALYPCMKKYLSGPEALKCPADKYPEKGTSYWKEEGSSYEYNEHLGGRKIEDDWFAKRFGTSEVWMLHDYEGFHGKKINSGGERDMRDSSQYSLGSFMYLFADTLVADRTRGK from the coding sequence ATGAGAACAATAGGGTATAGGGTACAGGGAACAGGGTACAGGCAATATTGCACAGGTTTTACATTAGTTGAACTGCTTGTAGTGCTGTCGATAATCGCGATGCTGATGGGCATTTTAATGCCTGCACTCGGCGCCGCCCGCAGAAGCGCGTACAAAACCGGCTGCAAACAAAACCTCCACGGCTGCGCGGTCGCGTTCAGAATGTACCTCGATGAAAATCGCAACACAATGCCGATAATATGGAACATGCCGTATTCAACCGTACAGGGCGACGCAAATTCCGTAGCACTTTATCCGTGTATGAAAAAATATCTAAGCGGACCGGAAGCACTCAAATGTCCTGCCGACAAATATCCTGAAAAGGGAACATCATACTGGAAGGAAGAAGGCTCGAGTTACGAGTATAACGAACATCTGGGCGGTCGGAAAATTGAAGATGACTGGTTCGCCAAGAGATTCGGCACAAGCGAAGTTTGGATGCTGCACGATTATGAGGGCTTTCACGGTAAAAAAATAAACTCCGGCGGCGAAAGAGATATGCGAGACAGTAGTCAATATTCTCTTGGCTCATTTATGTATCTTTTTGCGGACACTTTAGTCGCCGACAGAACAAGGGGTAAATAA
- a CDS encoding PAS domain S-box protein, giving the protein MSRKKSATPKSCFWDESKNCYLRLIENSTDVFYLIDAKTSEVKYVSPASTAISGFTPEEVIKMGFEGTRQRFHPDDLETIDYKIRDILTQKKQPKNFDGYLEKRFRHKDGHWVWFGISRNFMVDKNGEIEAIVGTIRDVTEVKTLQQKLETSLNNYKALYNNARVALFRTQISDGKLLECNEALVRILGYENRQECLVHHKSTNFYADLKRRSELLAVLNEKGYIDNFEIKARRLTGELFWMRVSAAINRDENYMEGVMSDITAYKILTKTENDILAMVMEGKSNKQIAAESLRSIRTVEEHRANIMRKLGATNLVELTQKAINYGAAVQKI; this is encoded by the coding sequence ATGAGTAGAAAAAAATCTGCAACGCCCAAAAGCTGTTTTTGGGATGAATCAAAGAACTGTTATTTGCGACTAATTGAAAATTCGACAGATGTATTTTATCTGATAGACGCCAAAACAAGTGAGGTTAAATATGTCAGTCCGGCTTCAACAGCTATCAGCGGTTTCACGCCTGAAGAAGTAATAAAAATGGGTTTTGAAGGAACACGCCAAAGATTCCATCCTGACGACCTGGAAACCATAGATTATAAAATCAGGGATATACTTACGCAAAAAAAACAGCCGAAAAATTTTGACGGATACCTCGAAAAACGATTCCGGCATAAGGACGGCCACTGGGTATGGTTCGGCATAAGCAGGAATTTCATGGTTGATAAGAATGGTGAAATCGAAGCGATAGTCGGCACAATCCGCGATGTTACCGAAGTAAAAACGTTACAACAAAAATTAGAAACCTCATTGAATAATTACAAAGCTCTGTACAATAATGCCAGAGTAGCATTATTCAGAACTCAAATCAGCGATGGTAAGCTGCTGGAATGCAATGAAGCGCTGGTAAGAATACTCGGTTATGAAAACCGGCAGGAATGCCTTGTGCATCACAAATCAACAAATTTCTACGCAGACCTGAAACGCCGGTCCGAACTGTTGGCTGTTTTAAATGAAAAGGGATACATTGATAATTTTGAGATAAAAGCCAGACGATTGACCGGCGAACTTTTCTGGATGAGAGTGTCCGCCGCGATAAATCGAGATGAAAACTATATGGAGGGTGTAATGTCTGACATCACCGCGTATAAAATATTGACCAAAACAGAAAATGACATCCTCGCGATGGTAATGGAAGGCAAAAGCAATAAACAAATCGCCGCCGAGTCGCTGCGTTCCATCCGAACGGTCGAAGAACACCGCGCTAATATAATGCGAAAATTGGGGGCGACAAATCTTGTGGAACTGACGCAAAAAGCGATAAATTATGGTGCCGCAGTGCAAAAAATATAA
- a CDS encoding PEP-CTERM sorting domain-containing protein (PEP-CTERM proteins occur, often in large numbers, in the proteomes of bacteria that also encode an exosortase, a predicted intramembrane cysteine proteinase. The presence of a PEP-CTERM domain at a protein's C-terminus predicts cleavage within the sorting domain, followed by covalent anchoring to some some component of the (usually Gram-negative) cell surface. Many PEP-CTERM proteins exhibit an unusual sequence composition that includes large numbers of potential glycosylation sites. Expression of one such protein has been shown restore the ability of a bacterium to form floc, a type of biofilm.), with translation MKSLSVALLVLLMAGSSGMAAVIADYCFDESDDTVAIDSSGNGNDGTLFGFTNYEMGYADDIANAGYTSNGMLRLVKGGLCEYIQSAIVARNLLTGSFTIEAITSLHSDPWYWQPLIGYVIPDEAFVYWGSGVNDGTSAPPHWHIDNGGPWMSYDDYKEILTDGQMHHYAIAYDAGEGILNMYLDSVDPIATVFVNLSGAVPEGDTGLLLIGSHMGSSSYEVWNGLIDRIRFSDNFVSPQDFIAIPEPTTILMLSFGLAVLRKRK, from the coding sequence ATGAAATCTCTATCTGTGGCATTGTTAGTTCTTCTGATGGCCGGCAGCTCTGGAATGGCCGCGGTTATCGCGGATTATTGTTTCGATGAGTCGGACGATACGGTGGCGATCGACTCATCAGGCAACGGCAACGATGGCACTCTCTTCGGCTTTACAAATTATGAAATGGGCTACGCCGATGACATCGCCAATGCCGGTTATACTTCAAATGGTATGCTTCGTTTGGTTAAAGGCGGCCTTTGCGAATATATTCAGTCCGCCATTGTCGCCAGAAATTTGCTCACCGGCAGTTTCACAATCGAAGCGATTACGAGCCTTCATTCCGACCCGTGGTACTGGCAGCCGTTGATCGGTTATGTCATACCGGATGAAGCGTTTGTTTATTGGGGTTCAGGGGTTAACGATGGTACCTCCGCTCCGCCGCACTGGCACATTGACAATGGCGGCCCGTGGATGAGCTATGATGATTATAAGGAAATTCTAACCGATGGCCAAATGCACCATTATGCGATTGCTTATGACGCCGGCGAAGGCATATTGAATATGTATCTTGATTCAGTTGACCCTATTGCCACGGTGTTTGTGAATCTTAGCGGCGCTGTGCCGGAAGGCGATACCGGCCTGTTGCTGATTGGTTCACATATGGGAAGCTCTTCTTATGAAGTTTGGAACGGCCTTATCGACAGGATTCGTTTTTCTGATAATTTTGTTTCTCCGCAGGATTTTATTGCGATACCTGAACCGACGACAATATTGATGTTGAGTTTTGGTTTGGCTGTTTTAAGGAAAAGAAAATAA
- a CDS encoding PEP-CTERM sorting domain-containing protein, producing MKRVIFVCLVVVLLGFFANSVQAVAAAGPTWNSLNSSYENTVRYTKALRSYGWKEETFTYWGNINWGMHNALSTFYSGLRVMTSTAVVWQEYPYYSSWGRFTAGLSGTGVAGQTVPVRVVIDRFDQYDSGNYKQQYGLTGAFGEGTLVVRDMTTGQILQQCGISGTGVVGGILEIPKTSTVGLELKSVSDLSSNQSGILLSLDLIGHLEYSPDLYRGMIQEYAILPDDEIQGGGFSFANAQSGYWFDPPFVSEFEYQMTSGSLFTKIGAFPTGFDAAMQVLVNGVSLGTFGAGDSVDFVSLLGAGVSEFTVRGINPLVDAEDELGFPLQLEFDTTTASFDMIPVPEPATICLLGLGVLGFVRRKKINKNN from the coding sequence ATGAAGAGAGTAATTTTTGTATGTTTGGTTGTGGTGCTGTTGGGATTTTTTGCCAATTCCGTACAAGCAGTGGCGGCAGCGGGGCCGACGTGGAATTCACTTAATAGTAGTTACGAGAACACGGTCCGCTATACCAAAGCCCTTCGTTCTTACGGATGGAAAGAAGAAACATTCACCTACTGGGGCAATATTAACTGGGGAATGCACAATGCTTTGAGTACTTTTTATTCTGGTTTGAGGGTAATGACAAGCACGGCGGTAGTGTGGCAGGAATATCCTTATTATTCATCGTGGGGACGATTTACCGCTGGCTTGTCCGGCACCGGCGTTGCCGGCCAAACTGTTCCCGTGCGCGTGGTGATTGACAGATTTGACCAGTACGATTCCGGAAACTACAAGCAGCAGTATGGTCTGACCGGTGCGTTCGGCGAAGGAACGCTTGTCGTTCGTGATATGACTACCGGCCAAATTCTTCAGCAGTGCGGCATCAGCGGCACAGGCGTTGTCGGTGGAATTCTCGAAATACCAAAAACTTCGACGGTTGGTTTGGAACTTAAAAGCGTAAGCGACCTTAGCTCCAATCAGTCCGGCATTTTGCTGTCGCTTGACCTTATCGGCCATCTCGAATATTCGCCGGATTTATATCGTGGTATGATTCAGGAATACGCGATTTTGCCGGATGATGAAATTCAGGGCGGCGGTTTTTCGTTCGCCAATGCGCAAAGCGGTTACTGGTTTGACCCGCCGTTCGTGAGCGAATTTGAATATCAAATGACTTCCGGTTCGCTGTTCACAAAAATCGGTGCATTTCCAACCGGCTTTGATGCCGCGATGCAAGTGTTGGTAAACGGAGTCTCGCTCGGCACGTTTGGCGCAGGCGACAGTGTTGATTTTGTATCACTGCTCGGCGCAGGCGTTTCGGAGTTCACGGTTCGCGGAATAAATCCGCTGGTGGATGCTGAAGACGAACTTGGTTTTCCGCTCCAGCTCGAATTCGATACAACGACCGCAAGTTTTGATATGATACCTGTTCCCGAACCTGCAACGATTTGTCTGTTGGGTCTCGGCGTTTTGGGTTTTGTTCGCCGAAAAAAAATAAACAAAAACAATTGA
- a CDS encoding PEP-CTERM sorting domain-containing protein (PEP-CTERM proteins occur, often in large numbers, in the proteomes of bacteria that also encode an exosortase, a predicted intramembrane cysteine proteinase. The presence of a PEP-CTERM domain at a protein's C-terminus predicts cleavage within the sorting domain, followed by covalent anchoring to some some component of the (usually Gram-negative) cell surface. Many PEP-CTERM proteins exhibit an unusual sequence composition that includes large numbers of potential glycosylation sites. Expression of one such protein has been shown restore the ability of a bacterium to form floc, a type of biofilm.), translating to MSNANWRSEKRIGETFRKILALSFIFGCLSCTVVQAVSYTVIDLNPAGFINTRGKGSGSSQQVGYGTTGGIKHALLWNSSALGYVDLHPASGYVNSYGYAISGSQQAGAAFYSTTNKSHAMLWNGTNSSYVDLHPSSGYISSIAYGINGTQQVGSGTSSTGDHALLWSGTSASVVDLNPIGFTSSAANATNGSQQVGYGSGTATSNQFRAILWSGTKSGYVDLHPITGYSASYALGISSSQQVGYGTSSTGDHALLWSGSAASYIDLNPDGFKASGAYATNGKQQVGEGTTATGVHHALLWNSSVGNFVDLHSFLSSNYTSSYAESIDSLGNVVGYAYDSNAGTYHAVLWQVPEPTTAMLIAAGMFFFSSRRRRK from the coding sequence ATGTCGAATGCAAATTGGCGCAGTGAAAAAAGAATCGGGGAAACATTCCGCAAAATTTTAGCACTGTCTTTTATCTTTGGATGTTTATCTTGCACCGTTGTGCAGGCTGTCAGTTATACGGTAATTGATTTGAATCCTGCGGGATTTATCAACACAAGAGGCAAGGGCAGCGGCAGTTCGCAGCAGGTCGGCTACGGCACCACAGGCGGAATAAAGCACGCACTACTTTGGAATAGTTCTGCGTTGGGTTATGTTGATTTACATCCGGCAAGCGGTTACGTAAATTCTTATGGTTACGCAATAAGCGGTTCGCAGCAGGCCGGTGCGGCATTTTATTCAACTACCAATAAATCTCATGCGATGCTCTGGAACGGAACAAACAGCAGTTACGTCGATTTGCATCCATCGAGCGGTTACATTTCATCCATAGCGTATGGTATTAACGGTACGCAGCAGGTTGGCTCCGGCACAAGCAGTACCGGCGACCACGCGCTGCTCTGGAGCGGAACATCGGCGAGCGTTGTAGATTTGAATCCTATTGGTTTTACAAGTTCCGCTGCAAATGCAACAAATGGTTCGCAGCAGGTTGGTTATGGTTCAGGCACTGCAACGAGCAATCAGTTTCGCGCAATACTTTGGAGCGGAACAAAGAGCGGTTATGTCGATTTGCATCCGATTACCGGTTACAGCGCATCTTACGCATTGGGCATCAGCAGTTCGCAGCAGGTTGGTTATGGAACCAGCAGTACCGGCGACCACGCACTTCTTTGGAGCGGTTCAGCGGCAAGTTATATTGATTTGAATCCTGATGGTTTTAAAGCTTCTGGCGCTTATGCAACCAATGGCAAACAACAGGTCGGCGAAGGAACTACAGCCACAGGCGTACATCACGCTTTGCTTTGGAATAGTTCTGTGGGCAATTTTGTTGACTTGCATTCGTTTTTATCGAGTAATTATACATCATCTTACGCCGAATCAATCGATTCTTTGGGCAATGTCGTAGGTTATGCTTATGATAGTAATGCAGGCACTTATCATGCGGTGCTTTGGCAGGTTCCGGAGCCGACAACTGCGATGCTGATTGCCGCGGGAATGTTCTTTTTTTCGTCCCGGAGAAGGCGAAAATAA
- a CDS encoding PEP-CTERM sorting domain-containing protein (PEP-CTERM proteins occur, often in large numbers, in the proteomes of bacteria that also encode an exosortase, a predicted intramembrane cysteine proteinase. The presence of a PEP-CTERM domain at a protein's C-terminus predicts cleavage within the sorting domain, followed by covalent anchoring to some some component of the (usually Gram-negative) cell surface. Many PEP-CTERM proteins exhibit an unusual sequence composition that includes large numbers of potential glycosylation sites. Expression of one such protein has been shown restore the ability of a bacterium to form floc, a type of biofilm.), with protein sequence MKVKVKIIVGMWLLFATGAYAASALHHYTFDGSAVIDLVGAANGTLLNGASVSLGKLNLDGVNDYVQFSQHIIPTTGNFSVAFFAQELSPKTTWTEIISQGYSGGPGFYVGTDPSHNFRIGDNLTSTGVPFPSDGLVHHYAVTKGVDTRLYVDGSLIKTFGSIGMTTGGSDTRLGCQFSYHGEYFNGNIDDLYIFSGTLTAGEIAALAVIPEPATIAILALGMLFTAAKKK encoded by the coding sequence ATGAAGGTAAAAGTAAAAATCATAGTTGGAATGTGGCTGCTTTTTGCAACAGGGGCTTATGCTGCCTCGGCGCTTCATCACTACACGTTTGACGGCTCTGCCGTTATCGATTTAGTCGGTGCCGCAAACGGGACGCTATTAAATGGAGCATCAGTTTCGCTCGGGAAACTTAATTTGGACGGCGTTAATGACTATGTCCAGTTCAGCCAGCATATAATTCCAACGACCGGCAACTTTTCTGTCGCCTTTTTTGCACAGGAACTTTCACCGAAGACAACCTGGACGGAGATTATCTCGCAGGGATATTCCGGCGGCCCAGGCTTTTATGTAGGAACTGACCCATCGCACAATTTCCGAATTGGCGACAACTTGACATCTACCGGCGTTCCGTTTCCGAGTGACGGGCTTGTCCATCACTACGCAGTTACGAAAGGTGTCGACACGCGATTGTACGTTGATGGTTCTCTGATTAAAACCTTCGGTTCTATCGGAATGACTACCGGCGGCAGCGACACAAGGCTGGGTTGCCAGTTCAGTTATCATGGAGAATACTTTAATGGCAATATCGACGATTTGTATATTTTCAGCGGCACGCTCACTGCTGGAGAAATTGCAGCATTGGCCGTTATTCCCGAACCGGCAACGATTGCGATTCTTGCGTTGGGAATGTTGTTTACAGCGGCAAAAAAGAAATAA